One window of the Pristiophorus japonicus isolate sPriJap1 chromosome 23, sPriJap1.hap1, whole genome shotgun sequence genome contains the following:
- the LOC139235507 gene encoding probable G-protein coupled receptor 139 has translation MFWEIPTELWILWALLDVERIYYPLLAAVGVPVNLVTIMILSRGRCGLSKCVSHYLVAMAAADLLVVILDLIFRQIPILYWTAFEFMWKINVCNIHAILLYAVTDCSVWFTVAFTFDRCIAICCQKLKTKYCTEKTATVAMGTVSALFCVKNTFWYFMYGGMYQISNSPLFCFVTWEVSESLSWAVIEFLHYIITPFIPFVLILLLNTLTVRQVLVSSRARRRLRAHSSGECPSDPEMEKRRKSIILLFVISVNFILLWAVFLLYSVVERLYSLNFIPVSLPQYVQEIGFMLQLLSCCTNTCIYAVTQTKFREELKNVVKYPFTVIVKCIK, from the coding sequence tgaacttagtgacgataatgatcctgtctcgaggaaggtgcggtctctccaagtgtgtcagccattacctggtggcaatggcagcggcagatctactggtcgttatcctcgacctgatattcaGGCAGATTCCTATTCTTTATTGGACCGCgtttgagttcatgtggaagattaatgtttgtaatatccatgccatcctgctttacgcagtcacagactgttccgtctggttcacagttgcttttacctttgatcgatgtatagccatttgttgtcagaagctcaaaaccaaatattgcaccgagaaaacggcgactgtggctatgggaacagtgagtgcgctgttctgtgtaaagaacactttctggtactttatgtatggaggtatgtatcagatttccaatagtcctttgttttgttttgttacatgggaagtctctgagtcactatcatgggcagtaattgaattccttcattatattataacaccgtttattccatttgttctgatccttctgctcaatactttaactgtcagacaggttttagtatcgagcagagcccgcaggagactccgggcccacagcagtggggagtgtcccagtgacccagagatggagaagcgaaggaaatccatcattttactgtttgttatatccgtcaattttatcctgttatgggcagtgtttctgttatATTCTGTGGTTGAACGATTGTATTCGTTAAACTTTATTCCTGTATCTCTACCTCAATATGTACAGGAAATtggatttatgcttcagctcctgagttgctgcaccaacacatgtatttatgccgtgacccagacgaaattcagagaggagttgaagaatgtggtgaaatatccctttactgtaattgttaaatgtattaaataa